In the Psychromicrobium lacuslunae genome, GAAGGCACAGTATCTAGCACCGGGGCGAAGTTGACGTTCACCCCGGCGGCAGCGAGCTGCTGACCCCAGCTGGTTGCCTCGGTCTTCAGCTGGGCCGGGCTCACCCCGGTTTGGTCGATTGCCGAGGGCATCGCAGAGAAGCCCGGTCCGTTCATGATCTGCACCAGGCCGCCTTCTTGGTCAGTGGCGACGAACTGCTTCACTCCCCCGGTACTTTTTGCGTTCACCGTGGCCTTGAGCTGATTGACCAGCGCAGCGACCGCCGGAGCCCCGTCATAGCTGCGGCCCTTCAAAAAGACGTTTCCGACGTGCATGCTATTGAGCGCTGCCAGGGTATTGGCATCGGCACCGGTCACCGGAGAGGAGACCATCAGTACTTGGCCGACTTTCTGCTCGAGGCTCAGCTTGGCAAGGACTTGTTGCGCCGGGCTCGGTGCAGGGCTGCTCGGGTCCGGCGTTGGGCTGTTGGAAGCGCCCGGGCCGTTGGAGGCGCTGGTGCTGCTGGAAGCACTGGGGCTGTTTGAGACACTGGGCGAGGCTGAAGTTGTCGAGCTGACCGGGCTGCTGCTTTGCCCCGTCGTCGAACTTTGCGCCGCTGCCGGTTGGCCAAGCAGTCCGGAGGCATTGAGCCCAAACACGATCGCCAGTACCAGCAGCAAAGCAACGATCACCGCCGAAACAACTATCCAGCCCTTTTTACCCCACGCCCTCGTCATGATGATCTCCCGTCGTTGCCGTAAAACCGTTGTAAATGTGCCTCGCTGAGGGCTTCCATCTCTTCATCGCTCAGTTCGTCCACGGCCGCCCGCTCCCGCTTATCCATGGTGGCAAATCGCATGAACATCAGAATGAGCAACGGCAGATCGGCCGCCTCGGCGATGAACCAAAGCCAGTCCCCGGCTAATTGCTGGTCTCGCAGCGGGTTGGGGAACCAGGGTGGCTGCGCTCCAGAGAACGGCGCGGCACCATCCAGGACAGTATTAGATAGCCGCAAGAAAACTCCGGGCACGGCGTCGAGCAGTAATTCGATAAAAGCGAAGAGCAGCTGCAGCACGATCAAACCGTTGAGCGCTTTACCGCCAGCCTCGGCTACCGGCAGCACCATCAATAGACCGACCAGCGGCAACAGCACGGTCAGACCTTGATCCAGCGGGGCGTTCAGTCGCAGTGTTCCGGCCAACGGGGTGAGCATCATTGAAAACAGCAGGAGGCCCAATATTGGCGCCACCACGGCATTACCGAAGAACGCCAGCGGACGACGAGTCAACCTCGCCAGTACGGTTCGAGTCCGGCCCCTGGGAAAAGCTAATCGCGCCAGCGTCAACGGCTTCCCTAACGCCAGCAGCAACGGGACAACAAAGAGCAACAGGGCGAGCTTGATCGAAAAGGCCCACCGGAGTTCCTCAGCATAGCTCCCCAAGAAGCCGCAGCTCACCCAGAGATAGCTAGCCAAACCCAGCAGAAAAAACATTGCCGTTCTGCGCAGCGGCCACCGCTCCGCCACCGAGCGCACCGCCCAAAGGTAGCTACCGCCGAGGAATAGCGCGGTCAGCAACGCCCAAGGATCGAAGGTCCAGACGCTCAGGAACTCCGCGAAAGAAGGCATTTAGCCGTGGTTCTTCTCTCGCATGGCCCGCTGAGCTTCACGAGAATCCTGAGCCTCACGCAGCGCCTGCCGCTTATCGTATTCACGCTTACCTTTAGCCAGTGCGATCTCGACCTTGACCTTGCCGTCAAGGAAGTAGAGTTGCAGGGGCACAATGGTAAAGCCCGCCTCGCGGGTCTTATGCGAAATCTTAATCAACTCGGCACGATGCAGCAGTAACTTACGACGACGGCGAGCCGAGTGATTGGTCCAGGAGCCGTTGAGATATTCAGGGATGTAGACGGCTTCCAGCCACAACTCGTCACCGTAAAAGGTGGCAAAACCATCTGTTAGATTAGCTTTGCCCTCGCGCAAGGACTTGACCTCGGTGCCCATCAGGGCCAGGCCAGCTTCGTAGGTATCTGAAATGAGGTAGTCGTGCCGCGCCTTGCGATTGGTGGCCACTACCTTCCGGCCACTTTCCTTTGGCACAGCAGAACTCCTTCATTTAGTGGGCAAGTTAACTAGTGTACTCCCCGGGCCAAACGGGCAAATTTAGAGCAAACCCGAAGGGTCGACCGGCTGACCGTTCACCCAGGTCTCAAAGTGCGCGTGGCAGCCAGTGGAGTTTCCGGTACCGCCGCTGTAGGCGATGATGTCACCGCGGTTGACCTGTTGACCAGCTGAAACCGCCACCGATGAGTTGTGGTAGTAAACGGTGGTCAAGGCATTTCCTTGCACCACGCCGTGGTCGATGTGCACCGTGAAGCCACCACCATTATTGAGCCAACCAGCCACTGCGATGGTGCCCGAGGCAGGTGCCCGGACCGGAGTGCCACACGGCACTCCATAATCAATACCGGTGTGCAAGTATGAGCCGGTGCCGTTGAAGTCAATGGTGCCTGGCGGCACTAGACGCCAGCCCCAGCCCGAGGTGATCGGGAAACCAGCGAACGGAGATACCAAGCCAAAAGCCGAGGGGTTTCCGGGTGGCGGTGGCTGGTAGTTATTGTTTCCGGCAGCCGCGGCAGCAGCTTTGGCAGCGGCTTCGGCAGCTTCACGAGCTTTGCGGGCCCGCTCAGCGATCTGCGCTGCAACATTGTCTTGCTGGGTCTTCACCGCGGCTAGTTTGGCCTGGATCTGAGGTTTCTTTGCGTTCAGCTCTTTACTCAACGCGGTGGTGTCCGCCAAAAGTTTATCCAGCTTGGCCTTCTGCGCGGCAGCCTCTTGCTGAGCTGACTTCTCGGCGGCCAACGCGTCGTCCGCTTTTGCCTTGAGGTCCTTAATTTCGACCTCAACAGCGGCCAAACGTGCTTTGGCGTTGATATTAGTGGCGTTTTGCTGAGCCAGCTTATTCAAGGTGGCGGTTTGGCTGCGGGTTGCCTGATCGGCAGCGCTCAGGCTCTCCGCTAGATTCTTCATATCGGAGCCGAGTAAGAAGGTCAGACCAGCGGGCAATCCACCCGTTTTATACGATTGCGCAGCAATTTGACCGATTACCTTTTTAGATTCGGCAGCTTTCTTTTGATCTGCCGCAATCTGCGCGATGATGTTGTCTTTATTTTGTTCAGCGAGATCTACCCGGGCAGACAAAGCCTCAACTTGCGAGGTCGCGGCAGCGACGCGACTCTGAGCGGTTGATACTGCTTGCTGAGCGGCTGGCAACATGCCGGTGTACAAGGTGAGGTTGGCGGCCGATTTGGCGATTCCAGCATCGACGAACTCCAGCGAAGACTGCACCTCAGCGGCTTGTTGTTGCAGGCTATTTGCTTGATCCTCAAGGCTGTCGGCGGAAGCCGGGGCAGTGCCCAGGAAAAGCGGAACGACTAGGCCGGCAGCCAAGCCAGCAGTAACGCATAAACTCAGCACACGCCGAAACGGTTTTTCCCCCAGAGCATCTCGCTTGATGATGTTCATCATTAGCCTCTCCAGATTTTCACTGCTTTAGCCATCTTAGACCTTCAAGTACTTCCTGAGGGTTATCCAAGAAGAGAATCCGGCAACAATAATGCTGATTCCGATCAGAATTGGACAGACCCACCAAACTTGACCCACATTTATGAAGACCATCCCCGGATTATTTGGGGCCAGCACTCCTTCAACGAGGAACTTAGTCACTGCCCACAAGGCCACCGAAGCTAAAACGGAGCCCACTAGTGCGGCGATGATGCCCTCCAAAATAAAGGGCAATTGCACCACGGTTTTAGAGGCGCCGACCAGACGCATAATCGCGGTCTCGCGCCGTCGGCTGAATGCAGAGAGCCTGATTGTGGTGGAGACAAGCAAGAAGGCAGCGACCACCATGAGCCCCGCCACTACCACCGAAATGATTGTGCAGGTATTCAGAATGCCGAATAGGCCCTCAAAAATTTTCCGTTGATCAATGACCTGATCAACACCAGCCACTGAGGAAAACCGCTCCTGGAAAATCGAGTATTTTTCCGGGTTGATCAGGCCGATTCGGAAGGAGGCTTGCAGTTGATCCTCGGTGACCGAGGCGCCGATCGGTGAGTCTTTGAACTGTTCACGAACGTGCACCAGAGCTTCGGCCTGAGACTCAAAAGCGGTGCTCTTGATGTACTGCTTGATCTCCGGCGATTCGAGCAGGGCTTTAATATTGGCTTGCTGCTCCGGAGTCACTGCACCAGCGGCGCAAGTAGGGCTGACCGAATCTTTATTGCAAAGGAAAATTGAGACTTGGACCTTGTCGTACCAGTAATCCTTCATCACGTCGATTTGCTTCTGCAGCATGAAAGCGGCGCCGACGAAGGTCAACGAAACCAGGGTCACCAAGACCACCGAGATCACCATCGCCAGATTACGACGCAGCCCTGAACCGATCTCGCCGAGAATGAATCCGAGCCTCACTTCTGCTCCTCGGCTTCCTCGCGCTCGGACGGTTGCTGATCACGCTT is a window encoding:
- a CDS encoding glycoside hydrolase family 3 N-terminal domain-containing protein — encoded protein: MTRAWGKKGWIVVSAVIVALLLVLAIVFGLNASGLLGQPAAAQSSTTGQSSSPVSSTTSASPSVSNSPSASSSTSASNGPGASNSPTPDPSSPAPSPAQQVLAKLSLEQKVGQVLMVSSPVTGADANTLAALNSMHVGNVFLKGRSYDGAPAVAALVNQLKATVNAKSTGGVKQFVATDQEGGLVQIMNGPGFSAMPSAIDQTGVSPAQLKTEATSWGQQLAAAGVNVNFAPVLDTVPSAAFAPQNAPIGHFGRQYGYTPQAVSSYGVSAALGFAASGVAPTVKHFPGLGRVTENTDVASGVTDPTTSRNDPYLLPFKDAVNSGVRWVMVSNALYPRIDATNIAPFSPVVINQMLRGDLGFNGIVVSDDICDAVQLSPYAVANRGVNFLAAGGTMALCTNQALLPAMYQGLVQRSKADPAFAKLVDAAALKVLEIKAESGLL
- the smpB gene encoding SsrA-binding protein SmpB; translated protein: MPKESGRKVVATNRKARHDYLISDTYEAGLALMGTEVKSLREGKANLTDGFATFYGDELWLEAVYIPEYLNGSWTNHSARRRRKLLLHRAELIKISHKTREAGFTIVPLQLYFLDGKVKVEIALAKGKREYDKRQALREAQDSREAQRAMREKNHG
- a CDS encoding peptidoglycan DD-metalloendopeptidase family protein, whose protein sequence is MNIIKRDALGEKPFRRVLSLCVTAGLAAGLVVPLFLGTAPASADSLEDQANSLQQQAAEVQSSLEFVDAGIAKSAANLTLYTGMLPAAQQAVSTAQSRVAAATSQVEALSARVDLAEQNKDNIIAQIAADQKKAAESKKVIGQIAAQSYKTGGLPAGLTFLLGSDMKNLAESLSAADQATRSQTATLNKLAQQNATNINAKARLAAVEVEIKDLKAKADDALAAEKSAQQEAAAQKAKLDKLLADTTALSKELNAKKPQIQAKLAAVKTQQDNVAAQIAERARKAREAAEAAAKAAAAAAGNNNYQPPPPGNPSAFGLVSPFAGFPITSGWGWRLVPPGTIDFNGTGSYLHTGIDYGVPCGTPVRAPASGTIAVAGWLNNGGGFTVHIDHGVVQGNALTTVYYHNSSVAVSAGQQVNRGDIIAYSGGTGNSTGCHAHFETWVNGQPVDPSGLL
- the ftsX gene encoding permease-like cell division protein FtsX; protein product: MRLGFILGEIGSGLRRNLAMVISVVLVTLVSLTFVGAAFMLQKQIDVMKDYWYDKVQVSIFLCNKDSVSPTCAAGAVTPEQQANIKALLESPEIKQYIKSTAFESQAEALVHVREQFKDSPIGASVTEDQLQASFRIGLINPEKYSIFQERFSSVAGVDQVIDQRKIFEGLFGILNTCTIISVVVAGLMVVAAFLLVSTTIRLSAFSRRRETAIMRLVGASKTVVQLPFILEGIIAALVGSVLASVALWAVTKFLVEGVLAPNNPGMVFINVGQVWWVCPILIGISIIVAGFSSWITLRKYLKV
- a CDS encoding cytochrome c oxidase assembly protein, which produces MPSFAEFLSVWTFDPWALLTALFLGGSYLWAVRSVAERWPLRRTAMFFLLGLASYLWVSCGFLGSYAEELRWAFSIKLALLLFVVPLLLALGKPLTLARLAFPRGRTRTVLARLTRRPLAFFGNAVVAPILGLLLFSMMLTPLAGTLRLNAPLDQGLTVLLPLVGLLMVLPVAEAGGKALNGLIVLQLLFAFIELLLDAVPGVFLRLSNTVLDGAAPFSGAQPPWFPNPLRDQQLAGDWLWFIAEAADLPLLILMFMRFATMDKRERAAVDELSDEEMEALSEAHLQRFYGNDGRSS